One window of the Granulicella arctica genome contains the following:
- a CDS encoding TonB-dependent receptor has protein sequence MSFLLMSMVVRVAQGQQDQGAIVGVVSDSSGAVVPNAQVTLTNTDQGLVLKVTADGRGVYSFSPVKIGNYSVSVTASGFATTLQEHLHVDAQQRVNADLVLHPGSASQNVTVSTAPPLLETEQASVGQVFSAEALDQAPLNGRNWLFIAQLSAGVAPPSGARGAGTGDFSASGSRSDQNNFILDGVDNNVNVVDFLNGASYTIQPPPDAMAEVNIQTSSYSAEFGHSSGAVVNASIKSGTNNFHGSLWEYLRNDAFNTHEYFDQPNTSIPEYRQNIFGGTLGGPLLRNKLFFFGDVQGNRVVNGTNEILTVPTALERQGNFSELLNSTQTGGAPIYLYQQRSGGGPTPQAPGATIATASSYQQSCNGQLNVLCPSAINATAQRLLNLYPLPNRVNTAGNGLLSSNFTEPLNNTDKTVQWDARVDYNQSAADQGFVRYSYQHEYQLYPPPLGPVLDGGSFGTDGNEVNLGENFALSETHIFSPKVLNEFRFGYNYGHFSYTQPNATNLGLAASYGLGGIPESPLNGGLPNLYFSGNAGIQDAGSPNYYPSDEHENVWQALDNVTFSFGNHSIRTGVSIQRIRFSTLQPPGGHGNYNYTGSYSSAYGIANTGNPVADFLSDNQNNSYLTSANTVDDVRWDRAAYIQDDWKVSKRLTVNLGLRIENQTPYFERHGEQADFYQTAGVTYNPSAGQQGQSSSAGVYVLPNSARNTPLPANFVSQLEANNITIKYSSSQYLINYQTLDWGPRVGLAYKLDSQSVIRAGYGLYYGGLESTGFAPNLGLNYPFFYRTAITNPGNVACIYSNGCPTDGIALETGYTNFLANGGLANANGTPSLNGITNNLRTPYTQQFNLSFQVDLGHGFTTTIGYVGSLTRHASNFVNANSSPVITPLCNSAGVGGAPTNLPCGTSNSQNPFSNIGLSYQLNDGLAAYHSLQTKLEKRLNRNLSFLTTYTWSHQMTDSGTAIAQGDNFTSAGGAPNYYIFGTRAGYANGPEDVRNRYTFSGNYTLPVGRGQRWLNGNGIATVALGGWQTSLTEQIQDGEPFTVGTANFTGVNNLSQNAILIRDPFAGGGTPDPSLNFPAGATCPTKVHTLSAWFNPCAFKNPLAASAVTGPITTAGAAAPFLGDRNNQIPGVGYNRTNMSVFKSFPVYRESQLQLRADIFNVFNTPAFIITGGNDGPNGAVIGPGSYRFFQNNTPNSRFFQFSLKLTY, from the coding sequence GTGTCCTTTCTGCTTATGTCTATGGTCGTGAGGGTGGCGCAGGGTCAGCAGGACCAAGGGGCGATCGTGGGTGTCGTTAGCGACAGTTCGGGCGCTGTTGTTCCGAATGCCCAGGTCACGCTCACCAACACGGATCAAGGTCTCGTATTGAAGGTCACCGCAGATGGACGCGGAGTTTACAGCTTTTCTCCTGTGAAGATTGGGAATTACTCGGTCAGCGTGACGGCTTCAGGATTTGCTACCACGCTTCAGGAACACCTGCATGTTGACGCGCAGCAGCGCGTTAATGCCGACCTTGTTCTCCATCCGGGCAGCGCATCGCAAAACGTGACGGTGAGTACGGCCCCGCCACTGCTTGAAACGGAGCAAGCCTCGGTGGGCCAAGTGTTCAGTGCGGAAGCCTTGGACCAGGCACCCTTGAACGGCCGGAACTGGCTCTTCATCGCTCAGTTAAGCGCCGGGGTCGCTCCCCCGTCCGGCGCTCGCGGCGCAGGCACAGGCGACTTCTCCGCAAGCGGGTCTCGATCAGACCAGAACAACTTCATTCTGGATGGCGTCGACAACAATGTAAACGTCGTCGACTTCCTAAACGGCGCTTCTTACACCATACAGCCGCCGCCGGACGCCATGGCCGAAGTCAACATCCAGACTAGCAGCTACAGCGCTGAATTCGGACACTCCTCCGGAGCCGTCGTGAACGCGAGCATCAAGTCGGGAACAAATAATTTTCATGGCAGCCTCTGGGAGTACCTCCGCAACGACGCCTTTAATACGCATGAATACTTCGATCAACCGAATACCTCAATTCCGGAGTACCGCCAAAACATCTTCGGAGGCACGCTGGGCGGTCCTCTCCTGCGGAACAAACTCTTCTTCTTCGGTGACGTCCAAGGCAATCGCGTTGTGAACGGTACCAATGAGATCTTGACGGTGCCGACCGCGCTCGAGCGGCAGGGCAACTTCAGCGAGCTGTTGAACTCGACACAGACCGGCGGCGCGCCAATCTATCTATACCAGCAGCGGTCCGGTGGCGGACCAACCCCGCAGGCGCCCGGCGCCACAATTGCCACGGCGAGTTCCTACCAGCAAAGCTGCAACGGCCAACTCAACGTATTGTGCCCATCGGCCATCAATGCTACTGCGCAGAGGCTCCTCAACCTTTACCCGCTTCCGAACCGCGTTAACACTGCAGGAAACGGCCTGCTCAGCAGCAACTTCACGGAACCGCTCAACAACACCGACAAGACCGTGCAGTGGGACGCGCGCGTCGACTACAATCAGAGCGCGGCCGACCAGGGCTTTGTGCGTTACAGCTACCAGCACGAGTATCAGCTCTACCCGCCGCCGCTCGGACCTGTCCTGGACGGTGGCAGCTTCGGCACGGACGGCAACGAGGTAAACCTCGGCGAGAATTTTGCGCTAAGCGAAACGCACATCTTTTCTCCGAAGGTCTTGAACGAGTTCCGTTTCGGCTATAACTATGGGCACTTTTCCTATACACAGCCCAACGCGACCAATCTCGGCCTCGCCGCTTCCTACGGCCTGGGGGGCATTCCTGAAAGCCCGCTGAACGGCGGCCTGCCAAACCTGTACTTTTCGGGCAACGCCGGCATCCAGGATGCCGGTTCGCCCAACTACTACCCATCAGACGAGCATGAGAACGTCTGGCAGGCGCTCGATAACGTGACTTTTTCCTTCGGTAACCATTCCATCAGAACTGGAGTCAGCATCCAGCGCATACGCTTCAGTACGCTACAGCCGCCGGGTGGGCATGGCAACTATAACTACACGGGGAGCTACTCGAGTGCGTATGGGATCGCTAACACGGGCAATCCCGTCGCCGACTTCCTTTCGGACAATCAGAACAACAGCTATCTCACTTCAGCGAACACGGTAGACGACGTGCGCTGGGATCGCGCCGCCTACATTCAGGACGACTGGAAAGTGTCGAAGCGCCTGACCGTCAACCTTGGGCTTCGGATCGAAAACCAGACGCCGTACTTCGAGCGTCACGGCGAGCAGGCGGACTTCTATCAGACTGCGGGCGTGACGTACAACCCTTCGGCCGGCCAGCAGGGACAGTCGAGCAGCGCCGGCGTGTACGTCCTGCCGAACAGTGCCCGTAACACTCCATTGCCTGCTAATTTCGTAAGCCAGCTTGAAGCAAATAACATCACGATTAAGTATTCGAGTAGCCAGTACCTGATTAACTACCAGACGCTGGACTGGGGGCCGCGCGTCGGGCTTGCCTACAAGCTGGATTCCCAAAGCGTAATCCGCGCCGGTTATGGTCTTTACTATGGTGGCCTTGAAAGCACCGGGTTCGCCCCCAATTTAGGGCTGAACTACCCTTTCTTCTATAGAACCGCTATTACAAATCCTGGCAACGTGGCCTGCATTTACAGCAATGGGTGCCCTACGGACGGGATCGCCCTAGAGACTGGCTACACCAACTTTCTTGCCAATGGGGGACTTGCAAACGCGAACGGAACGCCTAGCCTCAACGGCATTACGAACAATCTCCGAACGCCTTATACGCAGCAATTCAACCTTTCTTTTCAGGTAGACCTTGGACACGGATTTACGACGACAATCGGCTATGTGGGGTCGCTCACGCGTCACGCCTCGAACTTCGTCAACGCCAACAGTTCGCCTGTTATTACGCCGCTTTGCAACAGCGCCGGGGTTGGCGGTGCGCCGACCAATCTCCCCTGCGGGACCAGCAACTCACAAAATCCATTCAGCAACATTGGACTAAGTTATCAGTTGAACGACGGCCTTGCGGCGTATCACTCCTTACAGACGAAGTTGGAGAAACGCCTCAACAGAAATCTCAGTTTCCTGACGACCTACACCTGGTCGCACCAGATGACGGATTCGGGAACCGCCATCGCGCAGGGCGATAACTTTACCAGCGCGGGTGGAGCGCCCAACTATTACATCTTCGGTACGCGCGCGGGCTATGCCAACGGTCCGGAAGATGTGCGCAACCGCTACACCTTCAGCGGCAATTACACTCTGCCGGTGGGCAGGGGCCAGCGCTGGTTGAACGGCAATGGCATCGCTACGGTTGCCTTAGGCGGGTGGCAGACCTCGCTCACCGAGCAAATTCAGGACGGCGAGCCCTTCACCGTGGGAACAGCCAACTTCACGGGGGTCAACAATCTCAGCCAGAACGCCATCCTCATCCGAGATCCGTTCGCGGGTGGCGGGACGCCGGATCCAAGCTTAAACTTCCCCGCAGGAGCCACCTGCCCGACCAAGGTGCACACGTTATCAGCCTGGTTCAATCCTTGCGCGTTCAAGAACCCTCTGGCGGCCTCGGCTGTCACAGGTCCGATCACCACCGCTGGGGCGGCCGCCCCGTTCCTGGGCGACCGCAATAACCAGATCCCAGGCGTGGGATATAACCGCACCAACATGTCTGTATTCAAGTCATTCCCGGTCTACCGCGAGTCGCAGCTACAGCTGCGCGCAGACATCTTCAACGTCTTCAACACGCCTGCCTTTATTATCACGGGCGGAAACGACGGTCCCAACGGAGCAGTCATTGGTCCTGGGAGCTATCGGTTTTTCCAAAATAACACTCCAAACTCACGCTTTTTTCAGTTCTCGCTCAAACTTACCTACTAA
- a CDS encoding family 16 glycoside hydrolase, which yields MVSKWLHTAIALLIMSLPVAAQEHAAPELATRVNLDGAGTGRTFGGVGAISGGGGNSRLLIDYPAKQRNEILDYLFKPGYGASLQILKIEIGGDANSTDGAEPSIEHTRGIVNCNAGYEFWLAEEAKRRNPNLKLYGLAWAAPGWIGDGKFWSQDMIDYLMTWLNCASSHGLTIDYLGGWNERGFDVGWYKRLHSALAAKHSAIKIVGDDSGWEVAAEMAKDPDLAKSIDIIGVHYSCEGGDGGNAESCHSTAAGVNSGKPLWDSESGSQDDNTGAGPLIRAITRGYLDSKMTGLLNWPLVAAITPNLPYPTVGLMIAAEPWSGNYSIGQSLWITAHVTQFTQSGWSFVDSASGYLGGDRLNGSYISLRSPDGADASTIVETTTATSSTALEFNAPGILRGKQLHVWATDLNATYGTKIFTHVADLNLDGSDRSRFTLQPGYVYTFSTIRNAEKGNAEPPATSHLELPYKDDFERYASGSEARYVSDMQGSFEVQACAASRGGKCLQQMAPTKPIEWQDDSDVFTLIGDPSWSNYTVSVDVELAKPGTVELIGRAEVQKRPQSHQQGYYLQVDDQGVWTLLKNNSDGDHTLLAKGVAAPLGTSRWHRLSLSFDGAHLTASLDGHDLTSVTDASYRNGQIGLGTVGYDLDQFDDLSIKQPR from the coding sequence ATGGTGAGCAAATGGTTGCATACGGCGATTGCGCTCCTGATAATGTCGCTGCCAGTGGCGGCGCAGGAACACGCAGCGCCAGAGTTAGCCACGAGAGTCAACCTTGATGGAGCGGGCACAGGGCGCACCTTCGGAGGTGTCGGGGCTATCAGCGGCGGCGGCGGAAATTCGCGGCTGCTGATTGATTATCCGGCGAAGCAGCGCAATGAGATCCTGGACTACCTGTTCAAGCCCGGGTATGGGGCGTCGCTGCAGATCCTCAAGATAGAAATCGGCGGAGATGCCAACTCTACGGACGGCGCCGAACCAAGCATCGAGCACACACGTGGCATTGTGAACTGCAATGCCGGGTATGAGTTCTGGTTGGCCGAAGAGGCCAAGCGCCGCAATCCAAACCTAAAACTTTACGGATTGGCCTGGGCCGCCCCGGGTTGGATCGGAGACGGGAAGTTCTGGTCACAAGACATGATCGATTACCTTATGACCTGGTTGAATTGCGCAAGTTCCCACGGCTTAACCATTGATTACTTGGGGGGTTGGAATGAAAGGGGCTTTGACGTCGGCTGGTATAAGCGTCTTCATTCTGCTTTAGCGGCAAAGCATTCGGCGATCAAGATTGTCGGTGACGACTCAGGCTGGGAGGTAGCCGCCGAGATGGCGAAAGATCCCGACCTCGCCAAGTCGATCGACATCATTGGCGTGCACTACTCCTGCGAGGGTGGTGATGGAGGAAACGCAGAGTCGTGCCATTCCACGGCCGCCGGTGTCAATTCGGGCAAACCGCTTTGGGATAGCGAAAGCGGTTCACAAGATGACAATACGGGCGCCGGTCCCCTAATCCGTGCAATTACTCGCGGCTACCTCGACTCGAAGATGACGGGCCTTCTGAACTGGCCTCTTGTTGCGGCTATCACTCCGAACCTGCCATACCCGACCGTTGGATTGATGATTGCTGCGGAACCTTGGTCAGGCAATTACAGCATCGGACAAAGCTTATGGATCACCGCGCATGTCACTCAGTTCACCCAATCGGGCTGGAGCTTTGTGGACAGCGCCAGCGGCTATCTTGGTGGGGATCGTCTCAACGGCAGCTACATCTCCCTGCGTTCGCCAGACGGTGCCGACGCGAGCACGATTGTCGAAACAACTACTGCTACTTCATCTACGGCCTTGGAGTTCAATGCTCCCGGCATCCTGAGGGGAAAGCAGTTGCACGTATGGGCCACCGACCTGAATGCCACATACGGAACTAAAATTTTCACCCATGTGGCCGACCTGAACCTAGACGGTTCAGACCGCTCACGGTTCACTCTTCAACCGGGCTATGTTTACACCTTTAGCACCATCAGAAACGCGGAAAAAGGGAACGCGGAGCCTCCGGCAACAAGCCACCTCGAACTTCCATACAAGGACGACTTTGAGCGCTACGCCTCAGGGAGCGAAGCTCGGTATGTCTCCGATATGCAAGGATCGTTCGAGGTGCAAGCCTGCGCGGCGAGTAGGGGAGGCAAGTGTCTTCAGCAGATGGCGCCAACAAAACCAATTGAATGGCAGGATGACAGCGACGTATTTACCTTAATAGGAGATCCATCCTGGTCAAATTACACCGTGAGCGTTGATGTGGAATTGGCTAAACCGGGAACCGTCGAATTGATCGGCCGGGCTGAGGTCCAGAAAAGACCGCAGTCGCACCAGCAGGGCTACTACCTACAAGTGGACGATCAAGGTGTATGGACGTTGCTAAAGAACAACTCAGACGGCGACCACACTCTGCTAGCCAAGGGAGTAGCAGCGCCTCTCGGCACGAGCCGTTGGCATCGTCTAAGCCTTTCGTTTGACGGTGCACACCTTACCGCCTCCTTGGACGGGCACGATCTCACCTCGGTTACGGATGCCTCCTATCGAAACGGTCAGATCGGATTGGGGACCGTCGGCTACGACTTGGATCAATTCGATGACCTTTCCATAAAGCAGCCCCGGTGA